Proteins found in one Sorghum bicolor cultivar BTx623 chromosome 1, Sorghum_bicolor_NCBIv3, whole genome shotgun sequence genomic segment:
- the LOC110437579 gene encoding phosphatidylinositol 4-phosphate 5-kinase 9-like → MTAPVALPNDLETVSHSARVDLFRDTSCNIEKEVLASLGNGQDSTAAGTNPGFRVGEIRFANGDIYSGTLLGNTPEGSGQYRWSDGCTYEGEWRRGMRHGQGKTRWPSGATYEGEYSGGYVFGEGTYTGPDKIIYKGRWKLNRKHGLGHQTYPNGDIFEGSWIQGEIVGHGKYTWANGDTYVGNMKSGKMSGKGTLTWKNGDSYEGNWMDGMMHGYGIYTWNECGYYIGTWTRGLKDGKGKFYPNGCRIPVNDELYINNLRNRGVLPDIRRQNHGSRILHSSSVDMGNMKVGMIRQSSDVLSKRNSTEQPPLKNVSLERRWSLEVAIEKFIGHDSSESSGLESLENLSDSRLPILEREYMQGVLISEVVLDRSFSDSSKKTKRRQKKIVRDTKKPGETIIKGHRSYDLMLSLQLGIRYTVGKITPIQKREVRASDFGPRASFWMNFPKEGSRLTPSHSAEDFKWKDYCPMVFRNLREMFKIDAADYMISICGNSALRELSSPGKSGSVFFLSQDDRFMIKTLRKSEVQVLLRMLPNYYDHVRTYENTLITKFFGLHRVKPSSGQKFRFVVMGNMFCTELRIHRRFDLKGSSLGRSTDKIEIDENTTLKDLDLNYSFYLEPSWREALLKQIETDSDFLRTQRIMDYSLLLGVHYRAPQHLRTRASYHRSMAADRLTVVSEEDAQEDDALSYPEGLVLVQSSGENSVVVGPHIRGSRLRASAAGFGEVDLLLPGTARLQIQLGVNMPARAEQIPKEDESKPFREVYDVVLYLGIIDILQEYNMTKKIEHAVKSMQYDSVSISAVDPQFYSERFLKFIQTVFPENS, encoded by the exons ATGACAGCCCCTGTGGCTCTTCCAAATGATCTAGAAACAGTCTCCCATTCTGCAAGGGTTGACTTATTCCGAGACACTAGTTGCAACATAGAAAAGGAGGTGTTGGCCAGTTTGGGAAATGGCCAAGATTCAACTGCTGCTGGAACAAATCCTGGTTTCAGAGTTGGGGAGATCAGGTTTGCTAATGGAGATATTTATTCCGGCACATTGTTGGGGAACACACCAGAGGGTTCAGGCCAGTATCGCTGGTCAGATGGTTGCACCTATGAGGGTGAGTGGAGGAGAGGGATGAGGCATGGGCAAGGAAAGACGCGATGGCCATCTGGAGCTACCTATGAGGGTGAGTATTCTGGTGGCTACGTATTCGGTGAAGGCACCTATACGGGTCCAGATAAAATCATCTATAAGGGACGGTGGAAGTTGAATCGCAAGCATGGGCTTGGACATCAGACATATCCAAATGGAGACATATTTGAAGGTTCGTGGATTCAGGGAGAAATAGTAGGTCATGGGAAGTACACATGGGCGAATGGGGACACTTACGTTGGCAACATGAAAAGTGGCAAGATGTCAGGGAAAGGAACTCTTACATGGAAAAATGGGGACTCATATGAGGGTAACTGGATGGATGGCATGATGCATGGGTATGGAATCTATACATGGAATGAATGCGGGTATTATATTGGAACATGGACAAGAGGACTGAAGGATGGGAAAGGTAAATTCTATCCGAACGGTTGCAGAATTCCTGTTAACGATGAGCTGTATATCAATAATCTAAGAAACCGCGGTGTATTGCCTGATATTAGAAGGCAGAATCATGGTTCACGCATACTTCACTCTTCCTCGGTTGACATGGGGAACATGAAGGTTGGTATGATTAGGCAATCTTCAGATGTTTTGTCCAAAAGGAATTCAACTGAGCAGCCTCCTTTGAAGAATGTGTCTTTGGAAAGACGGTGGAGTCTTGAGGTGGCTATTGAAAAGTTTATTGGCCATGATTCGAGTGAAAGTTCTGGTCTAGAAAGCTTGGAAAACTTGAGTGATTCTCGATTGCCCATACTGGAAAGAGAATACATGCAAGGTGTTCTAATCAGCGAGGTGGTTCTTGACAGGAGTTTTTCAGACTCCTCAAAGAAGACAAAACGCCGCCAGAAGAAAATAGTGAGGGATACAAAAAAGCCTGGAGAGACAATAATTAAGGGACACAGGAGCTATGATTTAATGCTCAGCCTGCAGCTTGGGATCAG GTACACAGTTGGAAAGATTACACCAATTCAAAAACGTGAAGTTCGTGCTTCAGATTTTGGACCAAGAGCAAGTTTCTGGATGAACTTCCCAAAAGAAGGATCTCGGCTTACTCCTTCACATTCAGCGGAGGATTTTAAATGGAAAGACTACTGTCCCATGGTTTTCAG GAATTTGAGAGAGATGTTCAAGATTGATGCTGCAGACTATATGATCTCCATATGCGGAAATTCTGCTCTTAGGGAACTATCTTCCCCTGGAAAGAGTGGAAGTGTCTTTTTCTTGTCACAAGATGATAGGTTCATGATTAAGACTCTCCGAAAATCTGAAGTGCAG GTTCTTTTACGAATGCTTCCAAACTATTATGATCATGTCCGTACCTATGAGAACACCCTCATAACTAAGTTTTTTGGCCTCCACAGGGTGAAACCTTCTAGTGGTCAAAAG TTCCGGTTTGTTGTAATGGGAAACATGTTTTGCACTGAATTGAGAATTCACCGGAGGTTTGATTTGAAAGGCTCATCTTTAGGCCGCTCTACTGACAAAATTGAAATTGATGAGAACACAACTCTGAAGGATCTGGATCTTAACTATTCCTTTTATCTTGAACCTTCCTGGCGTGAGGCTCTACTTAA GCAGATTGAAACAGACAGTGATTTTTTGAGAACACAGCGGATAATGGATTACAGCCTACTGCTTGGTGTTCATTATAGAGCTCCACAGCACTTGCGAACACGTGCATCGTATCACCGGAGCATGGCAGCAGATAGGTTGACTGTTGTTTCAGAAGAAG ATGCTCAGGAAGATGATGCCCTTAGCTATCCAGAAGGATTAGTTTTGGTTCAAAGCAGTGGCGAGAACAGTGTTGTTGTTGGTCCTCACATAAGAGGCAGCCGTTTGCGTGCATCAGCTGCTGGATTTGGTGAAGTAGACCTACTGCTGCCTGGTACAGCCAG GCTTCAGATCCAGCTAGGAGTTAACATGCCTGCAAGGGCAGAGCAAATACCTAAGGAAGATGAAAGCAAACCATTTCGTGAGGTGTATGATGTCGTCCTCTACCTGGGCATCATTGACATATTGCAAGAGTACAACATGACAAAGAAAATCGAGCATGCTGTCAAGTCCATGCAATATGACTCGGTCTCGATCTCTGCTGTGGACCCCCAGTTCTACTCAGAGCGTTTCTTGAAGTTCATCCAGACCGTCTTCCCTGAGAATTCATAG